A window of the Candidatus Thorarchaeota archaeon genome harbors these coding sequences:
- a CDS encoding DNA topoisomerase IV subunit A, translating into MGDSSQPIDILTRLGSAVIESIRRGEFPRLSIPDRETSNIVFSEAEQRFALGPQTVVRDSGNSKHARSFAQTLWVASFAKKLLSCSRTSSLRDLYYSSEAFGVKFKDQAESDRIVTDLECITGLAREDFGVFSEERSSVYGPVLMRYTVPGYAGRTVDLTVSPDGLPIGAALMTAEPVSSDAEIVLAVESGGMFSRLVETRAWETFKAVLVHLGGQSPRATRRLIRRLNKELGLPVYIFTDGDPWGMHIARVIISGSANSAHIRDLTVPDAKWIGVSAADIKKYALPTEPMTNADLKRLDELLNDVRYADAAWQEYIREFQELRLKAEQQAFSRYGVDFVVDTYLPDKLN; encoded by the coding sequence ATGGGAGATAGTTCACAACCAATAGACATCCTGACCCGTCTCGGCAGCGCGGTCATTGAGAGTATCCGGCGAGGAGAGTTTCCGCGGCTGTCTATACCCGACCGGGAAACCTCAAACATTGTGTTCAGTGAGGCCGAACAGAGATTTGCGCTGGGACCTCAGACTGTGGTCCGTGACTCGGGCAACTCCAAGCACGCTCGTAGCTTCGCTCAGACACTCTGGGTTGCGTCTTTTGCCAAGAAACTACTGAGCTGCTCTCGCACCAGTTCACTCAGGGACCTGTACTACTCCAGTGAGGCCTTTGGGGTGAAATTCAAGGATCAGGCCGAGTCTGACAGGATTGTCACAGACTTGGAGTGCATCACCGGGCTGGCAAGAGAAGACTTCGGGGTCTTCTCGGAGGAGCGCTCTTCAGTCTATGGGCCGGTCCTGATGAGATACACTGTGCCCGGCTATGCGGGCAGGACCGTGGACCTCACAGTCAGTCCTGACGGGCTGCCCATTGGAGCTGCTCTCATGACTGCAGAGCCTGTGAGTTCAGATGCCGAGATTGTGCTTGCAGTCGAGTCAGGAGGTATGTTCTCGCGGCTCGTCGAGACCCGCGCCTGGGAGACCTTCAAAGCAGTCTTGGTCCATCTGGGCGGGCAGTCTCCGCGTGCCACACGACGTCTAATCCGTCGACTCAACAAGGAACTTGGTCTGCCGGTATACATCTTCACAGATGGCGACCCGTGGGGTATGCACATTGCGCGTGTGATCATTTCAGGTAGCGCGAATTCTGCACACATCAGGGACCTCACCGTACCGGATGCGAAGTGGATTGGTGTCAGTGCGGCTGACATCAAGAAATATGCTCTCCCTACCGAACCAATGACCAATGCTGACCTGAAGCGACTGGACGAGCTGCTGAACGACGTACGCTATGCTGACGCTGCATGGCAGGAGTACATTCGAGAGTTTCAAGAACTCCGCTTGAAGGCGGAGCAGCAGGCGTTCAGCCGGTATGGTGTGGACTTCGTCGTCGACACCTACCTGCCGGACAAGCTGAACTAG
- a CDS encoding phosphohydrolase produces MSKSQEPFNRERVDVKEFLPPDSKSLEMYQYLSKSPRVQAFLRTANRMAVSRLGYTDHGPTHAEVASWNAIRAFDILTASFLPNVVAEGIGDMDDARLVVLASTYLHDIGMVIHRTEHSQAAVQLAGPILEEKLLDLYDDPAKATDILSFALHGIYAHDDDTQCLTLEAGMTKLGDGCDMTKGRTIIPYQKGKVDIHSVSALAIEDVILQPGKGKPLQITVVMDNPAGVFQVQAVLEKKISTSGLSGHIMIDILLNGDHLVLSQVKRLFNVQVSPSMEDLSVKERT; encoded by the coding sequence ATGAGCAAAAGTCAAGAACCATTCAATCGGGAGAGAGTTGACGTAAAGGAATTCCTACCTCCCGACAGCAAGTCGCTTGAGATGTACCAATACCTCAGCAAGTCCCCTCGTGTCCAAGCTTTCCTGCGTACTGCGAATCGGATGGCAGTATCACGACTTGGATACACTGACCACGGCCCGACGCATGCAGAGGTTGCATCTTGGAATGCCATACGCGCATTCGACATACTCACAGCCTCGTTCCTGCCCAACGTCGTAGCTGAAGGAATCGGAGACATGGATGATGCACGTCTCGTGGTGCTGGCATCCACATATCTTCACGATATCGGCATGGTAATACACCGAACAGAACACTCTCAAGCTGCTGTACAACTTGCGGGACCCATTCTTGAGGAGAAGTTGCTTGACCTGTATGATGACCCTGCCAAGGCAACTGACATACTCTCCTTCGCCCTGCACGGCATCTACGCTCACGATGACGACACGCAGTGTCTCACCCTTGAGGCCGGAATGACAAAGCTGGGTGATGGCTGTGACATGACCAAGGGACGAACCATAATACCCTATCAGAAGGGTAAGGTCGACATTCACTCTGTAAGCGCGCTCGCTATAGAAGACGTCATTCTCCAGCCAGGCAAGGGCAAGCCACTGCAGATTACAGTTGTGATGGACAACCCTGCGGGCGTGTTCCAGGTTCAGGCTGTGCTTGAGAAGAAGATATCAACCTCCGGTCTCTCTGGACACATCATGATTGACATTCTGCTCAATGGGGACCACCTAGTCCTCTCACAGGTCAAACGCCTCTTCAATGTGCAGGTTTCTCCTTCCATGGAGGACCTGAGTGTAAAAGAGCGCACCTAG
- a CDS encoding DNA topoisomerase VI subunit B yields MNAMRPIIDHAMTPSDTSDSFARISPSEFFYRNRQMAGFGNQVQAVYSTVRELVENSLDACEDIGTLPRIQVELNEDETGTLTIVVSDNGSGVPADQVADAFGTVFYGSKYNLRQRRGTFGLGVTMAVLYGQVTTNSPVEIHTRTSCGSGERFRILIDIENNRPIIEDRAPAVRDTTGTTVNIRLKGDLKRARDRVLEYLRLTTVGTPHAEIQASIAGQTIVFGPWCRTVPPKTVPTKPHPRAADLELLRRLISKSRSETRLRDFLVSSFQQLGNQTASRLLAFLSLDGSRRIETLSRDELIVLSKALKTFDGVLPPSSDGLSPIGEESFLNSVAAVLDCRPLGYACSSVRDWEGYPFIVEGVLAIGAGTSDLDFPLLYRFANRVPLLYDAAECVLTRVNRGLGWSRYSTGLTGNPILAVHVCSTRIPYKEAGKQSIAPVAEIESALIALYRSLGRRLKTTARGMVQSTWESKRMRELSREMRLIARFAMELTDGTEDSSDIDSLVNALFEVKEDGR; encoded by the coding sequence ATGAACGCTATGAGACCTATCATTGACCATGCGATGACGCCATCTGACACATCCGATTCTTTCGCAAGGATTTCGCCATCGGAGTTCTTCTACAGAAACCGTCAGATGGCTGGCTTTGGAAACCAAGTGCAAGCAGTATACTCAACGGTCCGGGAGCTAGTCGAGAACAGTCTTGACGCCTGCGAGGACATCGGAACCCTTCCGCGAATTCAAGTTGAACTGAACGAGGACGAGACCGGCACACTCACCATTGTGGTGTCTGATAACGGCTCTGGAGTTCCCGCTGACCAAGTGGCTGACGCCTTTGGTACAGTCTTCTATGGAAGTAAGTATAACCTGCGACAGCGAAGGGGAACCTTCGGTCTGGGTGTCACGATGGCGGTATTGTATGGGCAGGTGACGACGAACTCGCCTGTGGAGATTCACACTCGGACGAGCTGTGGCTCGGGTGAGAGATTCAGGATTCTCATTGACATTGAGAACAATCGACCGATAATTGAGGATAGGGCACCAGCAGTTCGGGACACTACGGGAACCACTGTCAACATAAGGCTCAAGGGGGACTTGAAGAGGGCACGAGACAGGGTACTAGAGTACTTGCGGCTCACTACTGTGGGCACTCCCCATGCGGAGATTCAAGCCAGCATAGCCGGTCAGACAATCGTATTCGGTCCGTGGTGTCGGACCGTTCCTCCCAAGACAGTACCTACCAAGCCCCATCCGCGCGCGGCTGACTTGGAGCTCCTTCGACGACTCATTTCCAAGTCCCGTTCTGAGACACGGCTTCGCGACTTCTTGGTGAGTTCGTTTCAGCAGTTGGGCAATCAGACCGCAAGTCGGCTTCTGGCCTTTCTGTCTCTTGATGGAAGCCGTCGTATAGAGACTCTGTCACGTGATGAGCTGATAGTGTTGAGCAAGGCACTGAAGACTTTTGATGGGGTACTACCTCCATCTTCCGATGGTCTCAGCCCGATTGGTGAAGAGAGCTTTCTCAATTCTGTTGCTGCTGTCCTCGACTGCAGACCCCTTGGCTACGCCTGTAGCAGTGTGAGGGATTGGGAAGGCTACCCGTTCATTGTGGAGGGCGTGTTGGCAATTGGTGCTGGTACTTCAGACCTGGACTTTCCGCTTCTCTACCGGTTTGCAAACAGAGTCCCACTATTGTACGATGCGGCTGAGTGTGTTCTCACGAGGGTCAACAGGGGTCTTGGCTGGTCTCGATACAGCACCGGATTGACGGGCAATCCGATTCTTGCAGTCCATGTCTGTTCCACCCGGATACCCTACAAGGAGGCCGGAAAGCAGTCCATTGCACCAGTTGCAGAGATAGAATCGGCACTGATTGCGCTGTACAGATCGCTTGGAAGAAGGCTCAAGACTACAGCTAGGGGGATGGTCCAATCCACTTGGGAGTCGAAGAGGATGAGAGAGTTGTCTCGTGAGATGCGTCTCATAGCTAGGTTTGCAATGGAACTCACAGATGGCACTGAGGATAGTTCCGACATCGACTCGCTTGTCAATGCACTCTTCGAGGTGAAGGAAGATGGGAGATAG
- the gcvPA gene encoding aminomethyl-transferring glycine dehydrogenase subunit GcvPA translates to MEFQHPYIPMSRETEAEMLKSMGRKSIDELFGDIPEKFRLRRDLDIPSSHTELEVIRRVEELASKNRPGDDGSVFLGSGVGFHHIPSAVTAVAGRSEFVTAYTSYQPEISQGMLQTLYEYQSLLAELLEIDVVNSSMYDMGTALGEAARMASRVNKKKPKFLVPGTINTAHYRAMLTLAEPAGIQVERVAFDSKTGLMSLADLSSKIDDQIAGVYVENPSYLGFLETQVDEISRIVHENDALLVAGVDVLSLGILRPPGQYGADIVIGEGQMLGNPVSYGGPLLGVFGCRNDRKLIYQLPGRLVGMTYTTGEPRDQGFVLTLSPREQHIRREKATSNICSNQALMAVTAAIYLSTLGSQGLCQLGEIIAHKSNYAASQLNKIRGVTAPAIGKHIWKGFVVRFTDGLKSNDVHEGLLKRGIHGGWILNTEFPSLGESMLFSVTELQSKKVIDDMVQAVRDIAGGE, encoded by the coding sequence ATGGAGTTCCAACATCCATACATCCCGATGTCAAGAGAAACTGAGGCTGAGATGCTTAAGTCCATGGGACGAAAGTCCATTGACGAGCTATTCGGTGATATCCCTGAGAAGTTCAGACTACGAAGGGATCTTGACATACCATCGTCGCATACTGAGTTAGAAGTGATTCGACGGGTGGAAGAACTAGCATCGAAGAACAGGCCCGGTGACGACGGTAGCGTGTTCTTGGGTTCCGGTGTTGGCTTTCATCACATTCCTTCTGCAGTGACCGCGGTGGCTGGCCGCTCCGAGTTCGTCACTGCATATACAAGCTATCAGCCTGAGATAAGCCAAGGGATGCTCCAGACACTCTACGAGTACCAGAGTCTTCTTGCAGAGCTACTCGAAATTGACGTTGTGAACAGCAGTATGTATGACATGGGGACTGCGCTTGGTGAGGCAGCACGCATGGCGTCACGCGTGAACAAGAAGAAGCCCAAGTTCTTGGTTCCTGGCACGATCAACACTGCACACTACAGGGCCATGTTGACTCTTGCTGAGCCTGCAGGTATACAGGTCGAACGCGTAGCATTTGACTCGAAGACTGGCCTCATGTCACTGGCAGATCTCTCCTCAAAGATAGATGACCAGATCGCAGGAGTCTACGTTGAGAACCCCAGTTACTTGGGATTCCTTGAGACTCAGGTCGACGAGATAAGCCGCATTGTTCATGAGAATGATGCTCTCCTTGTGGCTGGCGTCGATGTCCTCTCTCTGGGAATCCTACGGCCGCCAGGCCAATATGGAGCTGACATCGTGATTGGGGAAGGTCAGATGCTCGGGAACCCCGTTTCCTACGGTGGCCCGCTTCTTGGCGTATTCGGCTGCAGAAACGACCGCAAGCTCATCTATCAGCTCCCCGGTCGATTGGTCGGCATGACCTACACGACCGGAGAACCACGAGACCAGGGATTCGTACTCACGCTCAGTCCTCGTGAACAGCACATACGTCGTGAGAAGGCCACGAGCAACATCTGTTCCAACCAAGCACTGATGGCAGTGACGGCTGCAATCTACCTGTCGACTCTCGGTTCGCAGGGACTCTGTCAGCTCGGTGAGATAATCGCTCACAAGTCTAACTACGCAGCGAGTCAGTTGAACAAGATCAGAGGTGTGACTGCTCCCGCGATCGGAAAGCACATCTGGAAAGGGTTCGTCGTGCGCTTCACCGACGGGCTGAAATCCAATGACGTGCATGAGGGCCTACTCAAGCGTGGTATCCATGGTGGCTGGATTCTGAACACTGAGTTTCCAAGCTTGGGAGAGTCCATGTTGTTCTCAGTGACAGAGCTGCAGTCGAAGAAGGTCATTGACGACATGGTGCAGGCAGTCCGTGACATTGCGGGAGGTGAATGA
- the gcvPB gene encoding aminomethyl-transferring glycine dehydrogenase subunit GcvPB — protein MIVPYTGPNDRRFQQARWPEPLIFEKAVTGATGHIFPPLEPEVLRETGPLDRVVPAELRRSAPPLIPNTTELQVIRHYTRLSQMNFAVTLGTYPLGSCTMKYNPVVNERNAALRGFSWLHPLQDVRTTQGALELMWELERWLAEITGMDAVTLQPAAGAHGEFTGVMLMREYHKCVTKECAQRTEMLIPDAAHGTNPASAAMAGYEVVVIPSNADGLVDLDALKSAAGPKTAGLMLTNPNTIGVFEKNIEEIAGIVHDVGGLLYYDGANFNAIMGITRPGDMGFDVVHLNLHKTFSTPHGGGGPGAGAVAVKERLAEFLPVPRIVRLSDGRFDLNYDLPRSIGKVHSFYGNFGVLVRAYSYIYALGRQGLRRASEVAVLNANYVAHHVRQIPGYTLPFSAGAPRMHECVLSAEQLKTSTGVSAMNVAKRLLDFGIHAPTVYFPLIVPEGLMIEPTESESREELDYLIASLKQVSDEAHTNPDAVTGAPHSTAIGHLDEYRAAHPKTMTLSWRMQRQSREADSQ, from the coding sequence ATGATAGTGCCCTATACAGGTCCGAATGATAGGCGTTTCCAGCAGGCCCGATGGCCCGAACCCCTCATCTTTGAGAAGGCGGTGACCGGCGCGACAGGCCACATCTTTCCGCCTCTGGAGCCTGAAGTATTGCGGGAGACCGGCCCACTAGACAGAGTTGTGCCTGCGGAGTTGAGACGTAGTGCTCCTCCACTGATACCAAATACCACAGAGCTTCAGGTCATACGTCACTACACCCGTCTCTCTCAGATGAACTTCGCAGTGACTCTCGGGACTTATCCTCTGGGCAGCTGCACGATGAAGTATAACCCTGTCGTCAACGAACGCAACGCAGCTCTTCGCGGTTTCTCATGGCTTCATCCTCTTCAGGACGTGCGTACCACTCAAGGCGCGCTGGAGCTAATGTGGGAACTGGAGCGGTGGCTTGCAGAGATCACAGGCATGGATGCTGTCACACTTCAGCCTGCTGCTGGAGCACACGGGGAGTTTACCGGTGTGATGCTGATGCGTGAATATCACAAGTGCGTGACAAAGGAGTGTGCACAGAGGACTGAGATGCTCATTCCCGACGCTGCGCACGGAACAAACCCCGCCTCAGCAGCGATGGCTGGCTACGAGGTTGTAGTGATTCCCTCGAACGCTGATGGTCTCGTTGATCTCGATGCTCTCAAGAGCGCAGCTGGTCCAAAGACTGCAGGTCTCATGCTGACCAATCCCAACACGATTGGCGTGTTCGAGAAGAACATTGAGGAGATTGCTGGTATAGTTCATGATGTTGGCGGTCTACTCTACTATGACGGTGCCAACTTCAATGCGATAATGGGAATCACACGACCGGGTGACATGGGCTTCGACGTCGTTCATCTCAACCTGCATAAGACATTCTCGACTCCTCACGGAGGTGGAGGACCGGGCGCGGGTGCGGTCGCGGTCAAGGAGCGACTTGCGGAGTTCCTGCCGGTCCCACGGATTGTGAGGCTCTCGGACGGACGCTTCGACCTGAACTACGACCTGCCACGATCAATTGGAAAGGTACACAGCTTCTACGGGAACTTTGGGGTCCTAGTACGCGCATACTCCTACATATACGCTCTGGGTAGACAGGGTCTCAGGAGAGCCTCTGAAGTCGCGGTCCTTAACGCGAACTATGTTGCTCACCATGTGCGCCAGATACCCGGTTACACACTTCCCTTCTCGGCGGGAGCACCGCGGATGCACGAGTGTGTACTGTCTGCAGAGCAGCTGAAGACTTCAACGGGAGTAAGTGCAATGAATGTTGCAAAGCGGCTCCTCGACTTTGGCATTCACGCTCCAACTGTGTACTTTCCACTTATCGTCCCAGAGGGTCTCATGATTGAGCCCACTGAGAGCGAGTCGCGTGAGGAGCTGGACTATCTCATAGCCTCTCTCAAGCAGGTCTCCGATGAGGCTCACACCAACCCAGATGCTGTGACTGGCGCTCCGCACTCCACGGCGATTGGTCATCTGGACGAATACCGAGCTGCTCATCCCAAGACAATGACTCTCTCGTGGCGGATGCAACGCCAGTCGAGAGAGGCAGACTCGCAGTGA
- a CDS encoding FKBP-type peptidyl-prolyl cis-trans isomerase, with the protein MSIPYVDAHIGHADGIIDPKEYAYSYTDSATGVTVYLEHNSTVLYVGLSCRTQGWIALGWKNPSDSFILDGLNRSDLIYGYAPGTPHHSFTRVTGAEAVSVEYKLYLRNGTLFQTGTVPDDTSTTPLNQERLLKGYIDGIIGMRIGEERRFIIPAEEAYTNPTDTLYGEDLEYVVKLTRIGSSFLNPASYSKVIFRDDYGTGTFSHLPDTNQSRVLASNASDDGVTTQIEYFLRMNSTDSRDIPFLNETALQYPMIVMFSGSENIDGLPTAHTDWSAPLLGTAVPNEPPEVVVVKPVQNSTVNEIAVFELNATDEYLVRRAAYKIGAGSWTALDYDFATHLWTARKDLSSYGSGTYMIWFNATDSSNKTSVTHVNVTIDIPITPLRGMKLSVGRTVSTLYYHELKIADEFTVENNGSAPISAIEFYIHQNYTAKYLSASATDQESVTLSIVRLDDRDGMMHFRVLLASPVGLLSSYKFTVTVHYHSTQVITDAGNNLYQLDCLRFPLVPYPLARATLTFAFRSGDTLQGTSPEGVRINVAAMSVDPIRIVMKSYTPLVVADRITQVRIDSWGWLYYTETITLQNTGPAKESRVPIVFPAYASSISIYDEVGLLAASLPKSYDWNASFTHSINLKADRFGDKEFWPGYKYTFKVDYVLHLQSYQETVAAGNKVELPMVTLGEILVTTHVVDVLMPAGVTIIDASPGYRLLYGAFDATLRYVSYNTSHLNPPELYVIYQVSLATAARPLLFSLLIGLVGLVFVVYRKTVTTHAVEETDLSVSKRETGASVAPPALLSEFASKYSNKTALALDLEKLEAERKRGKVSKKEFMMREQDLKAQMDTVESRVAELREQLIACGPKYRDLLAQLELQEERIAGAKAGLRQLLARKKTQKISRAAFEKSHQDYLKTIRQAVSASDRILMTLREEAGEI; encoded by the coding sequence ATGTCCATACCCTATGTGGACGCTCACATCGGACACGCAGACGGCATAATCGACCCTAAGGAGTATGCCTACAGCTATACCGATTCAGCAACAGGTGTCACCGTCTATCTTGAACACAACTCCACTGTCCTTTATGTGGGTCTATCATGCAGAACACAGGGTTGGATTGCACTCGGGTGGAAAAACCCGAGCGACTCATTCATCTTGGATGGTCTCAACCGCAGCGACCTCATCTATGGCTACGCCCCTGGCACACCACACCATTCCTTCACGAGAGTCACGGGTGCTGAAGCAGTCTCTGTGGAGTACAAGTTATACCTGCGCAATGGCACTCTGTTCCAGACCGGGACGGTCCCCGACGACACATCCACTACCCCACTGAACCAAGAACGGCTCCTCAAAGGATACATAGACGGTATCATCGGAATGCGGATTGGTGAGGAGCGGCGCTTCATAATCCCTGCAGAAGAAGCATATACCAACCCCACTGACACACTCTACGGAGAAGATCTCGAATACGTCGTCAAGCTCACTAGGATTGGCAGTTCGTTCCTCAATCCAGCCAGCTACAGCAAGGTGATCTTCAGAGATGATTATGGCACCGGGACCTTCAGCCACCTCCCTGACACCAATCAGAGTCGGGTTCTCGCGTCCAATGCCAGCGACGATGGCGTGACCACTCAGATAGAGTACTTTCTTAGAATGAACTCTACTGATTCTCGAGACATCCCGTTCCTCAACGAAACCGCACTTCAGTATCCAATGATTGTCATGTTCAGCGGTTCGGAGAACATTGATGGTCTGCCCACAGCGCACACGGACTGGTCCGCTCCACTGCTGGGCACTGCCGTACCGAACGAGCCGCCTGAAGTTGTAGTGGTCAAACCTGTCCAGAACAGCACCGTGAACGAGATTGCTGTGTTTGAACTCAATGCGACTGACGAATACCTTGTCCGGCGCGCAGCCTATAAGATAGGTGCCGGGAGCTGGACTGCTCTGGACTACGATTTCGCGACCCATCTGTGGACCGCCAGAAAGGACCTCTCCTCCTACGGGTCCGGGACCTATATGATCTGGTTCAATGCCACAGACTCATCGAACAAGACCAGTGTTACACATGTGAATGTCACAATAGACATACCGATAACACCACTGCGGGGCATGAAACTCAGTGTGGGAAGGACAGTCTCCACATTGTACTATCATGAACTCAAGATTGCCGACGAGTTCACCGTAGAGAACAATGGCTCCGCTCCAATTAGCGCCATAGAGTTCTATATTCACCAGAACTACACAGCGAAGTATCTCTCGGCATCCGCGACGGACCAAGAGTCTGTGACCCTGTCGATAGTTCGCCTAGACGACCGAGATGGCATGATGCATTTCAGAGTACTGCTGGCAAGTCCTGTGGGGTTACTCTCCTCCTACAAATTCACCGTTACGGTCCACTATCACTCCACACAGGTGATTACCGATGCTGGTAACAACCTCTACCAGCTTGACTGCCTGCGATTCCCTCTCGTGCCGTATCCTCTGGCACGAGCAACTCTGACCTTCGCGTTTCGTAGTGGTGACACACTTCAGGGGACCTCTCCTGAGGGCGTGCGAATCAATGTAGCTGCAATGTCCGTCGATCCGATTCGAATAGTCATGAAGTCCTATACACCACTAGTGGTGGCTGACCGAATCACACAAGTGCGAATAGACTCGTGGGGTTGGCTCTACTACACAGAAACAATCACGCTACAGAACACTGGTCCTGCTAAGGAGAGCAGGGTGCCCATTGTCTTTCCGGCGTACGCCAGTTCCATCAGCATATACGATGAAGTTGGTCTGCTTGCTGCATCACTGCCCAAATCATATGATTGGAACGCGAGTTTCACCCACAGTATAAACCTGAAGGCGGACCGGTTTGGTGACAAGGAGTTCTGGCCGGGTTACAAGTATACCTTCAAGGTTGACTACGTCCTTCATCTTCAAAGCTATCAGGAAACTGTTGCTGCAGGAAACAAGGTAGAGCTTCCGATGGTAACACTCGGGGAGATACTTGTGACGACGCATGTTGTTGATGTCCTGATGCCCGCAGGAGTGACTATCATCGACGCATCGCCGGGATACCGGCTCCTCTACGGTGCTTTTGATGCAACCCTGCGATACGTGAGCTATAACACATCTCATCTCAATCCACCTGAACTGTATGTCATCTACCAAGTTTCACTTGCCACCGCTGCTCGTCCCCTTCTCTTCTCCCTCTTGATTGGGTTGGTCGGTCTGGTCTTTGTCGTCTACAGGAAGACAGTCACCACACACGCAGTTGAAGAAACGGACCTGTCCGTGTCCAAGAGGGAAACAGGAGCATCAGTGGCTCCGCCAGCGCTTCTCTCTGAGTTCGCCAGCAAGTACTCAAACAAGACCGCTCTTGCTCTGGACTTGGAGAAGCTGGAAGCCGAGCGGAAGCGAGGGAAGGTGTCGAAGAAGGAGTTCATGATGCGAGAACAAGACCTCAAGGCCCAGATGGATACAGTCGAGTCGAGGGTTGCAGAGCTCAGAGAGCAGTTGATTGCCTGCGGTCCGAAGTACAGGGACCTTCTCGCTCAGCTCGAACTTCAAGAGGAGCGTATTGCTGGGGCGAAGGCAGGCCTGAGACAGCTCCTTGCACGGAAGAAGACACAGAAGATAAGTCGTGCAGCCTTTGAGAAGTCACACCAAGACTACCTCAAGACCATCCGGCAGGCTGTTTCAGCGAGTGATCGCATCTTGATGACCTTGCGCGAAGAGGCTGGAGAGATCTGA